From the Solanum pennellii chromosome 4, SPENNV200 genome, one window contains:
- the LOC107016892 gene encoding stress protein DDR48-like: MNSQMLNDNKVSLDNNDDDDFPVLNKDKVSLGNGYDNYFPMLNEDKASIGNEDDDDFPMLNKDKASLASLGNDSDNKLQVLNEDKISLENDDDEDFPVLNKDKASLSDDNDDEFSMLNEVKASLGNENDDEFSILNKNKASFRNYYDDEFPVLTENKPSLGDDEDDDFSLWNENKASLGNDDDDDFRY; encoded by the exons atgaattCTCAGATGTTGAATGATAATAAAGTATCATTGGACAATAACGATGATGATGACTTTCCAGTGCTGAATAAAGATAAGGTCTCACTAGGCAATGGCTATGATAATTACTTCCCAATGTTGAATGAAGATAAGGCCTCAATTGGcaatgaagatgatgatgacTTCCCGATGTTGAATAAAGATAAGGCCTCATTG GCCTCACTGGGAAATGACAGTGATAATAAACTCCAAGTGTTGAATGAAGATAAAATATCACTagaaaatgatgatgatgaagactTCCCGGTGCTGAATAAGGATAAGGCCTCACTAAGCGATGACAACGATGATGAGTTCTCAATGTTGAATGAAG TTAAGGCCTCACTgggaaatgaaaatgatgatgaATTCTCGATCTTGAATAAAAATAAGGCCTCATTCAGAAATTACTATGATGATGAATTCCCGGTGCTGACTGAAAATAAACCCTCACTAGGTGATGACGAAGATGATGACTTTTCGTTATGGAATGAAAATAAGGCATCACTAGGcaatgacgatgatgatgacttTCGATATTGA
- the LOC107017653 gene encoding ABC transporter F family member 5, translated as MDLATKLQVIDLRSTFLTGRTNLLCPGGVKTTAVTVFNNPRRRKVLRISSKLQAVAVETAETEVKEDIESLFSSNSSDEFDYSRRGNKQSGNGASSISSGVRLENVSKSYKGVTVLKDVSWEVKKGEKVGLVGVNGAGKTTQLRIISGLEEPDSGNVIKAKPNMKIAFLSQEFEVESTRTVKEEFMSAFKEEMEVAERLEKVQKAIEKSVDDLELMGRLLDEFDLLQRRAQAVDLDVVDVKINKMMPELGFAPEDADRLVASFSGGWQMRMSLGKILLQDPDLLLLDEPTNHLDLDTIEWLEGYLNKQEVPMVIISHDRAFLDQLCTKIVETDMGVSRTYDGNYSDYIISRAEWIETQNAAWEKQQKEIEQTRDLISRLSAGANSGRASTAEKKLEKLQDQEQIDKPFIRKQMKIRFPERERSGRTVVNVKNLEFAFEDKVLFKNANLTIERGEKIAIIGPNGCGKSTFLKLIMGLLKPTRGEVVLGEHNVLPNYFEQNQAEALDLEKTVLETVAEAAEDWRLDDIKGLLGRCNFKADMLDRKVSFLSGGEKARLSFCKFMVTPSTLLVLDEPTNHLDIPTKEMLEEAITEYQGTVITVSHDRYFIKQIVNRVLEVKDGTLHDYEGDYDYYLEKNLEARERELEREAEIEDKSPKAKAKSKMSKAEKEARKKQKMQAFQAAKQKSKKSKNSKRWN; from the exons ATGGACCTTGCTACAAAGCTCCAGGTAATCGACCTTCGTTCCACTTTTCTCACTGGAAGAACCAATCTTCTTTGCCCTGGTGGTGTGAAAACCACTGCAGTTACAGTTTTCAATAACCCCAGAAGAAGAAAAGTTCTTAGAATTTCATCGAAATTGCAAGCTGTAGCTGTTGAAACTGCTGAAACTGAGGTAAAAGAAGATATAGAGTCATTATTTTCGAGTaattctagtgatgaatttgattattcCAGAAGGGGTAATAAACAATCAGGTAATGGGGCTTCGAGTATTTCATCTGGGGTTAGGCTAGAGAATGTTAGTAAGAGTTATAAAGGTGTTACGGTGCTGAAAGATGTGAGTTGGGAGGTGAAAAAGGGTGAAAAGGTTGGTTTAGTAGGTGTAAATGGTGCAGGGAAAACGACCCAATTGAGGATTATATCTGGTTTGGAAGAACCAGATTCTGGGAATGTGATTAAGGCAAAACCTAATATGAAGATTGCATTTTTAAGCCAAGAATTTGAGGTTGAGTCGACAAGAACTGTGAAGGAAGAGTTTATGAGTGCATTTAAGGAGGAAATGGAAGTTGCTGAGAGACTTGAAAAGGTTCAGAAGGCAATTGAGAAATCTGTTGATGATTTGGAGTTGATGGGGAGGCTGTTGGATGAGTTTGATTTGCTGCAGAGGAGGGCACAAGCTGTGGATTTGGATGTGGTGGATGTTAAGATTAACAAGATGATGCCCGAGCTAGGATTTGCCCCAGAGGATGCAGATAGACTTGTGGCATCATTTAGTGGTGGCTGGCAAATGCGGATGTCTCTGGGCAAGATCTTGCTGCAG GACCCAGATTTGTTACTACTGGATGAACCGACCAATCATCTTGACCTTGATACAATTGAGTGGCTTGAGGGTTATCTTAATAAGCAAGAAGTTCCGATGGTCATTATATCTCATGACCGAGCTTTCCTTGACCAGCTGTGTACAAAAATTGTGGAGACTGATATGGGTGTATCTAGGACATATGATGGAAATTACTCGGATTATATTATTTCAAGGGCTGAATGGATTGAAACACAGAATGCTGCATGGGAAAAGCAACAGAAGGAAATTGAGCAAACGAGAGATTTGATAAGTAGGTTAAGTGCAGGAGCAAACTCGGGTCGTGCATCTACAGCTGAAAAG AAGCTGGAAAAACTTCAGGATCAGGAACAAATTGATAAGCCATTCATAAGGAAACAAATGAAGATTAGATTCCCAGAACGTGAAAGAAGTGGGAGAACAGTTGTGAATGTTAAAAATCTGGAATTTGCTTTCGAGGATAAg GTTCTTTTCAAGAATGCAAACTTGACAAttgagagaggagaaaaaattGCCATTATTGGTCCTAATGGGTGTGGAAAGAGCACCTTTCTTAAACTGATTATGGGTTTACTGAAGCCAACAAGAGGTGAAGTTGTGCTTGGGGAGCACAACGTCTTACCAAATTACTTTGAGCAGAATCAG GCTGAAGCACTCGATTTGGAAAAAACTGTCCTTGAAACTGTAGCAGAAGCTGCTGAGGATTGGAGACTAGATGATATAAAAGGACTCCTTGGACGTTGTAATTTTAAAGCTGACATGCTTGACAGGAAGGTTTCCTTTTTGAGTGGCGGTGAGAAG GCACGTCTGTCCTTCTGTAAGTTCATGGTGACCCCTTCAACTTTGCTAGTACTGGATGAGCCAACCAATCATTTGGACATACCAACGAAAGAGATGCTTGAG GAGGCAATTACGGAGTATCAAGGCACCGTGATAACTGTTTCTCATGATCGGTACTTCATAAAACAAATTGTTAACAGAGTATTGGAAGTAAAAGATGGCACTTTACATGATTATGAAGGAGATTATGAT TATTACTTGGAGAAAAACCTTGAGGCCAGGGAAAGAGAGCTTGAACGAGAGGCAGAGATCGAGGATAAGTCTCCAAAAGCTAAAGCCAAATCCAAGATGTCAAAG GCGGAAAAGGAAGCTCGGAAGAAACAGAAAATGCAGGCATTCCAAGCTGCAAAACAGAAGTCTAAGAAATCAAAGAACTCCAAGAGATGGAACTGA